In a single window of the Nicotiana tomentosiformis chromosome 8, ASM39032v3, whole genome shotgun sequence genome:
- the LOC104100050 gene encoding uncharacterized protein translates to MQAAGDAVASTGVRVTQYSILSNMNVVTWNVRGLNKTYKHKELRIAIKENKMGLLTVLEHRIKEYKAEKIIKKIVPGWEWVSNYGNNTTGRFWILWNPHVICFTLLEMDPQFIHGQIKVHEANLAFSFTAIYGLHTIQDMRSLWRKLKELEGIQHGPWIATGDFNAILNEEDRQHGSQVQDIETMDFRDFLTESAMIELQTYGREYTWTNNHTYSRIDRAIVNAAWMNGMPVSQVQIMEPQFSDHSPLKIKFDQYTGGKTKPFRFFNCIAEHQDFLPLIEDCWKLPTPETYMRRVWNKLKSVKKRLKTLNT, encoded by the coding sequence ATGCAAGCGGCAGGGGATGCGGTAGCTTCAACAGGGGTGAGGGTGACCCAATATTCCATTCTGTCTAACATGAATGTTGTGACATGGAATGTGAGAGGGCTTAATAAGACCTATAAGCATAAGGAGTTAAGAATAGCAATTAAGGAGAATAAAATGGGACTATTAACTGTATTAGAACATAGAATAAAGGAATACAAGGCAGAAAAGATTATAAAGAAGATAGTTCCAGGTTGGGAATGGGTTTCTAATTATGGCAATAATACTACAGGTAGATTTTGGATACTATGGAACCCACATGTCATTTGCTTTACTTTACTAGAGATGGACCCTCAATTTATACATGGACAGATTAAAGTACATGAAGCTAATCTGGCATTTAGCTTCACCGCAATTTATGGGTTGCACACTATACAAGATATGAGGAGTTTATGGAGAAAGCTCAAGGAATTAGAGGGAATACAACATGGTCCTTGGATTGCAACGGGAGATTTTAATGCTATCTTAAATGAAGAGGATAGGCAACATGGTTCACAGGTTCAAGACATTGAAACCATGGACTTCAGAGACTTCTTGACAGAATCTGCAATGATAGAGCTGCAGACTTATGGTAGAGAATACACATGGACTAACAATCATACATATAGTAGAATTGATAGGGCCATTGTAAATGCGGCCTGGATGAATGGAATGCCTGTAAGTCAAGTGCAGATTATGGAGCCACAGTTCTCTGATCACTCTCCCTTGAAGATTAAATTTGATCAATACACAGGGGGGAAAACCAAGCCGTTCAGATTTTTTAATTGTATAGCTGAACATCAAGACTTCTTACCTTTAATTGAGGATTGTTGGAAGCTACCTACTCCTGAAACATATATGAGAAGAGTATGGAATAAATTGAAGAGTGTTAAGAAGAGGTTGAAAACACTGAACACATAG
- the LOC108945806 gene encoding uncharacterized protein → MENWDINNMISNYLNDWDISNFVCCYPNDLLDDGEKEDEMQEELEKLQNEQDNKEWDALCVITGKCILMYYEKYICKVPCRTSKRTGYIFIQEILHGNETRCYENFRLRKSVFVNLCQDLTDKYGLQPTRGMSVYKKLGMFLMICAHGAGNRLIQEIFQHSGETIHRHIHSVLKSIGELARDIIRPQLNYNDGVGDHKPYNRRYLPFFKDCIGALDGTHVKARLPRGQEIPYIGRKGYPTQNILAVVDFNMCFTFAWAGWEGAAHDSRIFGEALRRPELNFPHPLGNKYYLVDAGYPHMKGYMAPYKGADVRYHLADFRRGATRQLRAPRGRKEKFNYLHSSCRNIVERTFGVWKARWSILRDMHYYDIDIQRDIVIATMAIHNYIRKKCKVDDAFLTAEDERYIPSVDHDVGTSVGANSVNVENMENQSDNIWMATRDVIADDIWQYTECL, encoded by the exons ATGGAAAATTGGGACATTAATAACATGATATCCAATTATCTAAATGATTGGGACATTAGCAACTTTGTATGCTGTTATCCAAATGATCTACTAGATGATGGAGAGAAAGAAGATGAAATGCAAGAAGAATTGGAGAAACTTCAAAATGAGCAAGACAATAAGGAATGGGATGCATTATGTGTAATAACAGGTAAGTGTATCTTGATGTATTACGAGAAATACATATGCAAGGTACCCTGCCGTACATCAAAGCGCACCGGATATATTTTTATTCAAGAGATATTACATGGAAATGAGACGCGTTGCTATGAGAATTTTCGACTGAGAAAGTCAGTATTTGTGAATTTATGCCAAGATTTAACAGACAAATATGGTCTTCAACCCACACGTGGAATGTCTGTGTACAAGAAGCTAGGCATGTTTCTTATGATTTGTGCACATGGTGCCGGAAATCGATTGATACAAGAGATATTTCAACACTCAGGAGAAACAATTCATAGGCACATTCATAGTGTTCTAAAGTCCATTGGTGAGCTGGCAAGAGATATTATTAGGCCGCAATTGAATTATAATGATGGTGTAGGAGATCACAAGCCATATAATCGACGATATCTCCCTTTCTTTAAA GATTGTATTGGAGCACTTGATGGTACACATGTGAAAGCAAGATTACCGCGAGGCCAAGAGATACCTTATATAGGGCGTAAAGGTTATCCAACTCAAAATATTCTTGCCGTTGTCGACTTTAATATGTGTTTTACATTTGCATGGGCTGGCTGGGAAGGAGCAGCTCATGACAGTCGTATATTTGGTGAGGCCCTTCGTAGACCAGAGCTTAACTTTCCACACCCATTGGGAAACAAATATTACCTAGTTGATGCAGGGTATCCACATATGAAGGGATATATGGCTCCATATAAAGGGGCTGATGTGAGATACCACCTAGCAGATTTTCGTCGAGGTGCGACACGACAATTGCGAGCACCAAGAGGAAGGaaagaaaaatttaattatttgcatTCTTCATGTAGAAACATTGTGGAGCGTACATTTGGGGTATGGAAAGCGAGGTGGTCTATTTTGCGGGATATGCATTATTACGATATTGATATCCAGAGGGATATCGTCATTGCTACTATGGCCATTcataattatattagaaagaaatGTAAGGTGGATGATGCATTTCTAACAGCTGAGGATGAGAGATATATTCCATCTGTTGATCATGATGTTGGCACATCTGTGGGGGCTAATAGCGTAAACGTAGAAAATATGGAAAATCAAAGTGATAACATTTGGATGGCTACTCGTGACGTGATTGCTGATGATATTTGGCAATATACTGAATGCTTGTAA